In Zingiber officinale cultivar Zhangliang chromosome 6A, Zo_v1.1, whole genome shotgun sequence, a single genomic region encodes these proteins:
- the LOC121997823 gene encoding ABC transporter C family member 3-like isoform X5, with product MSSLLQPVVVHGFFVSIHLLFLIALAIFWIRAATKHAGSAKRITERRKSLFRGLLISTCAAVGVFYLSLCVLTFLWYKDGRRWQRDQAVALGDAALRAVTWLATAAYLTVGLRSPRFPLFLRIWWGLFLFVSCSSLVVDFVYLKKRAVLSIPAWVFDIGSAFTALIMTFAAFFGNTRDAEGVSNVEEPLLNGVSANAESVTGNISLFANAGFLSSLTFYWIGPLLAVGNRKILDLADVPQLEARDSINGVFPIFKSNLDSCSITGGTSTVTAFQLATALLLTTWQQVVVTAIYAIVYTFATYVGPYLIDFLVRYLNGDPLFAGAGYWLVAAFIAGKLLECLSQRHWFFRLQQAGFRTRAALVAVIYQKGLILSSRSKQSRSSGEVINLMSVDADRIGLFSWYMHDLWIVPLQVALALLILYANLGLASIASLVATVLVMLANVPLGKMQEKYQDKVMECKDTRMKATSEILRNMRILKLQGWEMRFLSKIIKLRENEESWLKKFVYTSAMTTFVFWGAPIFVAVITFGFCMLAGIPLSSGKVLSALATFRVLQEPIYNLPDTISMIVQTKVSLDRITSFLRLEELHSDISERLPSGTSEIAVEVVNGTFSWNHSSDSPTLNDLNFKVLRGMKVAVCGTVGSGKSSLLSSLLGEVPKISGSVRLCGTTAYVPQSAWIQSGKIQDNILFGREMDHEKYDKVLEACSLKKDLEILAFGDQTVIGERGINLSGGQKQRIQIARALYHDADIFLFDDPFSAVDAYTGTHLFKECLLGHLASKTVIYVTHQVEFLPSADLVLCMKDGRVVQAGKYYDMLKSGTEFRELVGAHKDALAALDSIELDSDAPDNNAQVGNTDTKIGLGSPSLGINSDTQNGKADETYSQKGQLVQEEQREKGRVGFWVYWKYVTMAYGGALVPLILLAQVLFQVLQIGSNYWMAWAAPVSEDEQPPVTGSMLIYVYVALAVGSSFCILMRAMLLVTAGYKTATILFNKLHNCIFRAPMSFFDSTPSGRILNRASTDQNAVDTDIPTRIGAVAFNFIQLVGIVAVMSQVAWQVFIVFIPVIATCLWYQVFLALLSHMDLILIRYYLGS from the exons ATGTCGTCGCTCCTGCAACCCGTCGTCGTCCATGGCTTCTTCGTCTCCATCCATCTCCTATTCCTCATCGCCTTAGCCATCTTCTGGATCAGAGCTGCCACAAAGCACGCCGGCAGCGCCAAACGAATAACAGAGCGTCGCAAGTCTCTGTTCCGGGGATTGCTGATCTCGACATGCGCCGCCGTCGGCGTGTTTTATCTTTCTCTTTGCGTGCTCACTTTTTTGTGGTACAAGGACGGACGGCGATGGCAGCGTGATCAGGCGGTCGCCCTCGGCGACGCCGCCCTCCGAGCCGTCACTTGGCTCGCCACCGCCGCTTACCTCACCGTCGGTCTCCGCTCTCCCCGATTCCCGCTTTTCCTTCGGATCTGGTGGGGATTGTTCTTGTTTGTATCGTGTTCCTCCCTCGTCGTCGATTTCGTCTACCTGAAAAAACGAGCTGTTTTGTCGATTCCCGCATGGGTGTTTGATATCGGTTCCGCCTTCACGGCTCTTATTATGACTTTCGCCGCCTTCTTTGGGAACACCCGTGACGCGGAAGGGGTGTCTAATGTCGAGGAGCCGCTGTTAAACGGCGTCTCTGCAAATGCAGAGAGTGTCACAGGGAACATCTCCTTGTTCGCTAATGCTGGGTTCCTCAGCTCACTCACCTTCTATTGGATCGGCCCGCTGCTCGCCGTCGGCAACCGGAAAATCCTAGACCTCGCCGACGTGCCGCAGCTGGAGGCACGCGATAGTATTAACGGTGTCTTTCCCATCTTCAAAAGCAACCTCGACTCCTGCTCCATCACAGGCGGCACTTCAACCGTAACGGCATTCCAGCTGGCGACGGCGTTGCTCCTCACCACGTGGCAGCAAGTGGTGGTCACGGCCATTTATGCGATCGTGTACACCTTCGCCACCTACGTGGGCCCCTACCTTATCGACTTCCTCGTTCGCTACCTCAACGGCGACCCTTTGTTCGCCGGCGCCGGCTACTGGCTGGTGGCAGCCTTCATCGCGGGGAAGCTCCTGGAGTGTCTCTCGCAGCGCCACTGGTTCTTCCGGTTACAGCAAGCCGGGTTCAGAACCCGCGCCGCCCTCGTCGCCGTGATCTACCAAAAGGGGCTCATCCTGTCGAGTCGGTCGAAGCAGAGCCGGTCCAGCGGCGAGGTCATCAACCTGATGAGCGTCGACGCCGACCGAATCGGTCTCTTCAGCTGGTACATGCATGATCTCTGGATTGTTCCGTTGCAGGTCGCGCTCGCCTTGCTCATATTGTACGCCAATTTAGGCCTCGCTTCTATCGCCTCTCTGGTGGCCACGGTCCTTGTAATGCTGGCCAATGTGCCCCTCGGGAAGATGCAGGAGAAGTACCAGGACAAGGTGATGGAGTGCAAGGATACGAGAATGAAGGCGACGTCGGAGATCTTGAGGAACATGAGAATTCTCAAGCTGCAAGGATGGGAGATGAGGTTCTTGTCAAAAATAATCAAGCTGAGGGAGAACGAGGAAAGCTGGTTGAAGAAGTTCGTCTACACGTCGGCCATGACAACCTTTGTCTTCTGGGGCGCGCCGATTTTTGTGGCAGTGATCACTTTTGGATTCTGCATGCTTGCGGGGATTCCCTTATCATCAGGGAAGGTTCTGTCGGCGCTGGCGACTTTTAGAGTGTTGCAAGAGCCCATCTACAACCTGCCTGACACAATATCCATGATCGTCCAGACCAAGGTTTCTCTTGATCGAATTACTTCATTCTTACGCCTCGAAGAGTTGCACTCTGATATTTCAGAGAGGCTTCCAAGTGGCACATCGGAGATTGCAGTGGAAGTGGTAAATGGAACCTTCTCGTGGAATCACTCTTCGGATTCTCCAACCTTGAATGATTTGAACTTCAAGGTGCTCCGTGGCATGAAAGTTGCTGTTTGTGGCACTGTTGGTTCTGGGAAATCAAGCTTGTTGTCTAGCCTGTTAGGCGAGGTGCCAAAGATCTCTGGAAGTGTTAGGCTCTGTGGCACAACTGCATATGTACCACAGTCGGCTTGGATACAGAGTGGTAAAATTCAAGATAACATTTTGTTCGGTAGGGAGATGGATCATGAGAAGTATGATAAGGTGCTTGAAGCTTGCTCATTGAAGAAAGACTTGGAGATCCTGGCATTTGGAGACCAGACAGTGATAGGAGAGCGGGGCATCAACTTAAGTGGGGGACAGAAGCAAAGGATTCAGATTGCTCGGGCTCTGTACCATGATGCTGATATTTTCTTGTTTGATGATCCTTTCAGCGCTGTGGATGCTTACACAGGAACCCATCTGTTTAAG GAATGCTTGCTTGGCCATCTAGCTTCAAAAACAGTAATATATGTCACCCATCAAGTGGAGTTCTTACCTTCAGCTGATCTTGTTTTG TGCATGAAAGATGGAAGGGTTGTACAAGCAGGCAAATACTATGACATGCTAAAGTCAGGGACAGAATTTAGGGAATTGGTTGGTGCCCACAAGGATGCTTTAGCAGCACTTGACTCCATTGAGCTTGACAGTGATGCTCCCGATAACAATGCACAAGTTGGTAACACTGACACAAAAATTGGTCTAGGATCTCCCAGCCTTGGGATCAACAGCGATACACAAAATGGTAAGGCAGATGAAACATATAGCCAAAAGGGACAACTTGTTCAAGAAGAACAGAGGGAGAAAGGCCGTGTTGGATTTTGGGTCTACTGGAAATACGTAACAATGGCTTATGGAGGAGCCCTTGTTCCTCTAATTTTGTTGGCACAAGTTTTGTTTCAAGTACTACAGATTGGAAGCAATTATTGGATGGCTTGGGCAGCTCCTGTCTCAGAAGATGAGCAACCTCCTGTTACTGGATCAATGCTCATCTATGTTTATGTTGCACTGGCTGTTGGCAGTTCCTTTTGTATACTTATGAGAGCTATGCTTCTTGTAACAGCTGGATACAAGACAGCAACAATTTTATTTAACAAGCTGCATAACTGCATTTTCCGTGCACCTATGTCGTTCTTTGATTCCACCCCAAGTGGTCGTATCCTTAATAGA gcatcaacagATCAAAATGCCGTTGATACCGATATTCCTACCCGAATTGGTGCAGTTGCATTTAATTTCATTCAACTTGTTGGGATAGTTGCAGTTATGTCGCAAGTTGCATGGCAAGTATTCATTGTCTTTATTCCTGTGATTGCCACCTGCCTTTGGTATCAG GTATTTCTGGCCTTGCTGTCACATATGGACTTAATCTTAATAAGGTACTATCTTGGGTCATAA